The genomic interval AATGCCTGCAGACGATCGGCTTTGGTGGTCACCTCGACCAGCTCCGTCTTGAGTTTGCGAATGTAGTCAATGGCGTTCTCGACGGTGTTGGCCTTAGATGTAGACGCCGACTCGGGCACAAGCAACTTTCCGAGATCGGCAAGCGCGTTGTTGATTCGGTTTCGTCGGCCTTGTTCCGCCAGCTTGTGCGAAGTGCGTTTGGAGGCAATGTTCACACTCAGATGCTCAGGATATTGGAGTCCCAGAGCGTTGTGCTTGCCCTCAACAATGTTCTGATAGTTGGACTTTGTCGCCAGAAGCGTCTGGTAGTCCAGGGACGAGCCCTCGGACATCATGGGCTTGATTTGAGGAGAGATCTTGGGCATGAGTGCTGGCGAGGCAGACACGGAAGAGGATCGTCGCGAAGGAGGCTGGGGCGCAATCTTACTGCTACCAGGGCCGTTTCCtccactgctgctgcctccaTTGCTGCTACCACTGATGCTGCCCTTCTTGCCACtatgctgctgctgttgtttctTGGCAGCAATCTGAGGTGTCGACGAGACACTACTgatgtttgtgtttggcGAGATGTTGGCGTCGCTCATGAGAGGAGTGGCACCGGTGGACGCCAGTGAAACAGACGACCGCGAAGAAGTCAGGTTACGAGTCACTCGGATGGCGTCCTCCAGCGCGCTGTTGGCGTCCTTCATATCAATGTCCTCGTTCTGGCCCTTAGGGAGGTCCATTAGAGTTGAGGGAGTGGCCGGTTTCATGTGAcccgaagaagacgacgacgaaaccGACGACCGGGTTTGCGGAGGTGGCATGACAATGTCCGGCAACGACTCGGGTGAAATGCTGTCTGAGGACCACGAGTCTTTGTTTCCGGAAGCAGACACCAAAGGGTTCACCAATGGAGAACCTCCCACGGAGTTGGGGCCTGAAAGAGATCCTGCCCGGGCACTTGCTCGACCGGTGGGTCGGGTCATCGGCGACATTTTGGCCACCCGGCCAGCCACGGATGATGCTCCAGATTGAGGACCCATCACGGGGGTGCCTCCGACTGGAGTGGCTCTTCCGGACCGAGCctttcctcctcgaggagcagcagctcgtccGGCCACAGAGTTTCTTTTTCGCGTTGCCGAAGAGGGTGCAGATGCCGATCCGCCCTTCTTATCGTCAtactgctgttgctgctgctgcatcaTGACACCAGGGTGTCCATCTGAGGGCTCCAGGGACAGGAAGGCATTCGGCATGGCGAAATTGAGCGAGTGGCCACTCATGGGAGGATCAAAGGACGATACTGCTGGGGATACCAGCGGCGTGAAAGATCCATCGTCGTAGACGTTGGCCaggttctggttctggggGTCCATGGGCTCCGACAGCGGCGAGTGGAAGATCTCGTTAGGGGTGATTCCAGGTACCTTCATTTCAAACGGGTATCTCGCATTGTTTCCGTTGGAGCCGTTGTTTCCCCCATTACCACTGTACTTTTGTGGCGGCTGGCCTGGAGGAGTCAGGTTTGCTGGCGACCGGTGGGTCTGGGGCTTGGCCTGTGACGGCAGTGTGGTTGTTGGGCTAACGTGGGAGTTATGGGTGGTGGTTGCGGCCGGCGAGTTGCGGTCATCGTCGATAAAGTCGTTCCAGAAGGAGTAGTCTTCAAACCGGCCGCCGTTGTGGGGATTGTTGTGTTGCCCGGTCCCGTTGTGATGTGATTGGTGTTGGTTTTGGTGTTGT from Yarrowia lipolytica chromosome 1F, complete sequence carries:
- a CDS encoding uncharacterized protein (Compare to YALI0F05126g, similar to Saccharomyces cerevisiae PHO4 (YFR034C); ancestral locus Anc_7.191, weakly similar to KLLA0D16115g Kluyveromyces lactis IPF 4333.1), translating into MSELEHPDYANQMAEMNSFLNLHTNSPDHHQLGDASAALKRQTHSYPNSVSPSSPSVHSMSLVGTPKMNYDDMAFQKGQQTQNQQQGQTQGQGQQQQQQHHQHQQQGHPQHQNQHQSHHNGTGQHNNPHNGGRFEDYSFWNDFIDDDRNSPAATTTHNSHVSPTTTLPSQAKPQTHRSPANLTPPGQPPQKYSGNGGNNGSNGNNARYPFEMKVPGITPNEIFHSPLSEPMDPQNQNLANVYDDGSFTPLVSPAVSSFDPPMSGHSLNFAMPNAFLSLEPSDGHPGVMMQQQQQQYDDKKGGSASAPSSATRKRNSVAGRAAAPRGGKARSGRATPVGGTPVMGPQSGASSVAGRVAKMSPMTRPTGRASARAGSLSGPNSVGGSPLVNPLVSASGNKDSWSSDSISPESLPDIVMPPPQTRSSVSSSSSSGHMKPATPSTLMDLPKGQNEDIDMKDANSALEDAIRVTRNLTSSRSSVSLASTGATPLMSDANISPNTNISSVSSTPQIAAKKQQQQHSGKKGSISGSSNGGSSSGGNGPGSSKIAPQPPSRRSSSVSASPALMPKISPQIKPMMSEGSSLDYQTLLATKSNYQNIVEGKHNALGLQYPEHLSVNIASKRTSHKLAEQGRRNRINNALADLGKLLVPESASTSKANTVENAIDYIRKLKTELVEVTTKADRLQAFLQAKGLSDEFEATMGVLVKEEDKNWQGAES